Proteins co-encoded in one Streptomyces sp. JH34 genomic window:
- a CDS encoding molybdopterin cofactor-binding domain-containing protein codes for MALHPRAASVPAGTPTRITQGSQTRGGIGESTLRPDGTLKVTGEFAYSSDMWHEDMLWGHTLRSTVAHAEIRSIDIGEAVATPGVYAVLTYDDLPAAMKNYGLEIQDTPVLAHGKVRHHGEPVALVAADHPETARRAAAKIRIDYAELPVVTDEASATAPGAVLVHEGRTDHHIGHVPHPNIVHRQPIVRGDADAAAARADVIVTGDYVFGMQDQAFLGPESGLAVPSEDGGVELYVATQWLHSDLRQIAPVLGLPEDKVRMTLSGVGGAFGGREDLSMQIHACLLALRTGKPVKMVYNRFESFFGHVHRHPAKLRYEHGATRDGKLTHVKCRIVLDGGAYASASPAVVGNASSLAVGPYVVEDVDIEAIALYSNNPPCGAMRGFGAVQACFAYEAQMDKLAAALDMDPVELRQLNAMEQGTLLPTGQPVDSPAPVAELLRRVKARPLPPEQQWLSADADGSSVDVRALPGGLSNTTHGEGVVRGVGYAVGLKNVGFSEGFDDYSTARVRMEVINGEPVATVHTAMAEVGQGGVTVHAQIARTELGVSQVTIHPADTQVGSAGSTSASRQTYVTGGAVKNSCEAVREQVLEIGRRKFGTYHPAWATAELLLESGKVVTDGGEVLASLADVLEGEAVDVELEWRHRPTEAFDLRTGQGNGHVQYSFAAHRAVVEVDTELGLVKVIELACAQDVGKALNPLSVVGQIQGGTTQGLGVAVMEEIIVDPRTAKVRNPSFTDYLIPTILDTPTIPVDVLELADDHAPYGLRGIGEAPTLSSTPAVLAAIRNATGLELNRTPVRPEHITGT; via the coding sequence ATGGCGCTGCACCCACGAGCCGCGTCCGTACCGGCCGGCACCCCCACCAGGATCACCCAGGGCTCCCAGACCCGGGGTGGCATCGGCGAGTCCACCCTTCGGCCCGACGGCACCCTCAAGGTCACCGGCGAGTTCGCCTACTCCTCGGACATGTGGCACGAGGACATGCTGTGGGGCCACACCCTCCGTTCCACCGTCGCGCACGCGGAGATCCGCTCCATCGACATCGGCGAGGCCGTCGCCACACCCGGCGTGTACGCCGTGCTGACCTACGACGACCTGCCCGCCGCGATGAAGAACTACGGGCTGGAGATCCAGGACACCCCGGTCCTCGCCCACGGCAAGGTCCGCCACCACGGCGAACCCGTGGCGCTCGTCGCCGCCGACCACCCGGAGACCGCGCGCCGCGCCGCCGCCAAGATCCGTATCGACTACGCGGAACTGCCGGTCGTCACGGACGAGGCGTCCGCGACGGCGCCCGGCGCGGTGCTCGTCCACGAGGGCCGCACCGACCACCACATCGGGCACGTGCCGCACCCCAACATCGTCCACCGCCAGCCCATCGTCCGGGGCGACGCCGACGCGGCCGCCGCGCGGGCCGATGTGATCGTCACCGGGGACTACGTCTTCGGGATGCAGGACCAGGCCTTCCTCGGCCCGGAGTCCGGCCTCGCCGTGCCGTCCGAGGACGGCGGTGTGGAGCTCTACGTCGCCACCCAGTGGCTGCACTCCGACCTCCGCCAGATCGCCCCCGTCCTCGGCCTGCCCGAGGACAAGGTCCGCATGACGCTCTCCGGCGTCGGCGGCGCCTTCGGCGGACGCGAGGACCTGTCGATGCAGATCCACGCCTGCCTGCTGGCGCTGCGCACCGGCAAGCCGGTCAAGATGGTCTACAACCGCTTCGAGTCCTTCTTCGGACACGTCCACCGGCACCCCGCGAAGCTGCGTTACGAGCACGGCGCGACCAGGGACGGCAAGCTCACCCACGTGAAGTGCCGGATCGTGCTGGACGGCGGCGCCTACGCCTCCGCCTCCCCCGCCGTCGTCGGCAACGCCTCCTCGCTCGCGGTCGGACCGTACGTGGTCGAGGACGTCGACATCGAGGCGATCGCCCTCTACTCCAACAACCCGCCCTGCGGCGCCATGCGCGGCTTCGGCGCGGTCCAGGCCTGCTTCGCCTACGAGGCGCAGATGGACAAGCTCGCAGCCGCCCTGGACATGGACCCGGTCGAACTCCGTCAGCTGAACGCCATGGAGCAGGGCACCCTGCTCCCCACCGGACAGCCCGTCGACTCACCGGCCCCGGTCGCCGAACTGCTGCGCCGCGTCAAGGCGAGGCCCCTGCCGCCCGAGCAGCAGTGGCTGTCGGCCGACGCGGACGGCAGCTCCGTCGACGTACGCGCCCTTCCCGGAGGCCTGTCCAACACGACCCACGGCGAAGGTGTCGTGCGGGGTGTGGGCTACGCCGTCGGGCTGAAGAACGTCGGCTTCTCCGAGGGCTTCGACGACTACTCCACCGCCCGGGTGCGGATGGAGGTCATCAACGGCGAACCGGTCGCCACCGTGCACACCGCGATGGCCGAGGTCGGACAGGGCGGCGTCACGGTCCACGCCCAGATCGCCCGCACCGAACTGGGCGTCAGCCAGGTGACCATCCACCCCGCCGACACCCAGGTCGGTTCGGCCGGCTCCACCTCGGCCTCCCGGCAGACGTACGTCACCGGGGGCGCCGTGAAGAACTCCTGTGAGGCCGTCCGGGAACAGGTCCTGGAGATCGGCCGCCGCAAGTTCGGGACGTACCACCCCGCCTGGGCCACCGCCGAACTCCTCCTGGAGAGCGGCAAGGTCGTCACCGACGGGGGTGAGGTGCTCGCCTCGCTGGCCGACGTGCTGGAGGGCGAGGCGGTCGACGTCGAACTGGAGTGGCGCCACCGGCCCACCGAGGCCTTCGACCTGCGCACCGGACAGGGCAACGGCCACGTCCAGTACTCCTTCGCCGCACACCGCGCGGTGGTGGAGGTCGACACCGAACTCGGCCTGGTCAAGGTCATCGAGCTCGCGTGCGCCCAGGACGTCGGCAAGGCGCTCAACCCGCTCTCCGTCGTCGGCCAGATCCAGGGCGGCACCACCCAGGGGCTGGGTGTCGCCGTCATGGAGGAGATCATCGTCGATCCGAGGACGGCGAAGGTGCGCAACCCCTCCTTCACCGACTACCTGATCCCCACCATCCTCGACACGCCGACCATCCCGGTCGACGTGCTCGAACTCGCCGACGACCACGCCCCGTACGGGCTGCGCGGCATCGGCGAGGCCCCGACCCTGTCGTCCACCCCGGCCGTCCTCGCGGCGATCCGGAACGCGACGGGCCTGGAGCTCAACAGGACCCCGGTGCGCCCCGAGCACATCACCGGCACCTGA
- a CDS encoding peptidoglycan-binding protein gives MPRRPAGHTRGRAAVLASLTVTALVAGHPAGAAPADAESMNQAFDRAAEEYGVPRDLLAAVGYGETHLNGHAGLPSQDNGFGVMHLVSNPANHSLEKASALTGESTADLREDTGTNILGGAAVLRDHADTLGLDTADRADIDAWYPVVARYSGAGGAVAALYADTVYTFLAQGLRATVAGGEQVSVTSRPVSPEKGPFAKADITAQSPDYPPGLWVAANSANFATGRTATVDKVVVHVTQGSYAGTISWFQNTASKVSSHYVVRSSDGQVTQMVRDKDTAYHAKSANASSLGIEHEGFIDDPSWFTDTMYRSSAALTKYLCDRYGIPKDRSHVIGHSEAPGNDHTDPGANWNWTYYMQLVKGATGSADGLSFASYTTQQSGSTGSQVKALQTLLNQQGYGAGAEDGVFGTATGNAVRAFQTARGLDADGAVGPRTWTALLSAGTTPALGTGASGDAVKRLQRALTAALGRTVAADGAFGANTAQAVRDYQSSRKLSVDGSVGPDTWAALQSGR, from the coding sequence ATGCCCCGACGTCCCGCCGGTCACACCCGAGGCCGCGCCGCCGTTCTGGCCTCGTTGACCGTCACCGCTCTCGTCGCCGGCCACCCGGCAGGCGCCGCCCCCGCCGACGCGGAGTCCATGAACCAGGCCTTCGACCGGGCCGCCGAGGAGTACGGCGTACCGCGCGACCTGCTCGCCGCCGTCGGCTACGGCGAGACCCATCTGAACGGCCACGCCGGGCTTCCCAGCCAGGACAACGGCTTCGGCGTGATGCACCTCGTCAGCAACCCCGCCAACCACTCGCTGGAGAAGGCCTCCGCGCTGACGGGAGAATCGACGGCGGACCTCCGCGAGGACACCGGGACGAACATCCTGGGCGGCGCGGCCGTGCTGCGGGACCACGCCGACACACTGGGACTGGACACGGCGGACCGGGCGGACATCGACGCCTGGTACCCGGTCGTCGCCCGCTACAGCGGAGCCGGGGGCGCGGTCGCCGCTCTCTACGCCGACACCGTCTACACCTTCCTCGCGCAGGGACTGCGGGCCACCGTGGCGGGAGGCGAACAGGTGTCGGTCACCTCCCGGCCGGTCTCCCCCGAGAAGGGCCCCTTCGCGAAGGCCGACATCACCGCCCAGAGCCCCGACTACCCTCCGGGCCTCTGGGTGGCCGCCAACTCCGCCAACTTCGCGACGGGGCGCACGGCGACGGTGGACAAGGTGGTCGTCCACGTCACCCAGGGCTCGTACGCCGGGACCATCAGCTGGTTCCAGAACACGGCCTCGAAGGTCAGCTCCCACTACGTGGTCCGCTCCTCGGACGGCCAGGTCACCCAGATGGTGCGCGACAAGGACACCGCGTACCACGCCAAGAGCGCCAACGCCTCGTCGCTCGGCATCGAGCACGAGGGCTTCATCGACGACCCGTCGTGGTTCACCGACACGATGTACCGCTCGTCGGCGGCGCTGACGAAGTACCTGTGCGACCGGTACGGCATCCCCAAGGACCGCTCTCACGTCATCGGGCACAGCGAGGCACCCGGCAACGACCACACCGACCCGGGCGCCAACTGGAACTGGACCTACTACATGCAGCTCGTCAAAGGCGCCACCGGTTCGGCCGACGGACTGAGCTTCGCGTCGTACACGACCCAGCAGAGCGGCTCGACGGGTTCCCAGGTGAAGGCCCTGCAGACGCTGCTCAACCAGCAGGGCTACGGGGCCGGCGCCGAGGACGGCGTCTTCGGCACCGCCACCGGCAACGCCGTGAGGGCCTTCCAGACCGCGCGCGGTCTCGACGCCGACGGCGCGGTCGGCCCGAGGACCTGGACCGCGCTGCTCTCGGCCGGCACCACTCCGGCCCTGGGCACCGGCGCCTCGGGCGACGCGGTGAAGCGGCTGCAACGGGCACTGACCGCGGCGCTGGGCAGAACCGTCGCCGCCGACGGGGCCTTCGGTGCGAACACGGCCCAGGCGGTCCGCGACTACCAGAGCTCGCGGAAGCTCTCGGTCGACGGCAGCGTCGGCCCCGACACCTGGGCAGCACTGCAGTCAGGACGCTGA
- a CDS encoding NCS2 family permease, translating to MTQQSVEPRTGAEDAGPGSRVSAGRSRLDRYFHISERGSTVAREVRGGVTTFMAMAYILLLNPLILGGEDVDGQLLGRSGLITATALAAAATTLLMGFVGKVPLALAAGLSVSGVLASQVAPAMTWPQAMGMCVVYGLVICLLVVTGLREMIMNAIPLALKHGITIGIGLFIALIGLFKAGFVHQGTATPLSLGPSGELAGWPVLVFAVTLLLIFMLQARDVPGAILIGIVVGTLGAIAVNAVGDVDPKAWSSGPPELSGSAVSAPDFSLFGDVEFGGWGDVGVMTVGMIVFTLVLAGFFDAMATIIGVGTEAKLADDKGRMPGLSKALFIDGAGGAIGGVAGGSGQTVFVESATGVGEGARTGLASVVTGLFFAACLFFTPLTAIVPAEVASAALVVIGAMMMQNARHVDWADRSVAVPVFLTVVLMPFTYTITTGVAAGVISYSAIKLAQGRAREVGAFMWVLTVVFVVYFALHPIESRLGVS from the coding sequence ATGACCCAGCAGTCCGTGGAACCCAGGACAGGCGCGGAGGACGCGGGCCCCGGCTCGCGTGTTTCCGCCGGACGGTCCCGGCTCGACCGGTACTTCCACATATCCGAACGCGGATCGACCGTCGCACGTGAAGTGCGCGGCGGCGTCACGACCTTCATGGCCATGGCGTACATCCTCCTGCTCAACCCGCTCATCCTCGGCGGCGAGGACGTCGACGGGCAGTTGCTCGGCCGGTCCGGGCTGATCACCGCCACGGCCCTCGCGGCGGCGGCCACCACCCTGCTGATGGGCTTCGTCGGCAAGGTGCCCCTGGCGCTCGCCGCCGGACTGAGCGTCTCCGGCGTGCTCGCTTCGCAGGTGGCTCCGGCCATGACCTGGCCGCAGGCCATGGGCATGTGTGTGGTCTACGGGCTGGTGATCTGCCTGCTCGTCGTCACCGGCCTCCGCGAAATGATCATGAACGCCATCCCGCTCGCCCTGAAGCACGGCATCACCATCGGGATCGGCCTCTTCATCGCCCTCATCGGCCTCTTCAAGGCCGGCTTCGTCCACCAGGGCACCGCGACCCCGCTGTCCCTCGGCCCCAGCGGGGAGCTCGCCGGCTGGCCGGTCCTCGTCTTCGCCGTCACCCTGCTGCTGATTTTCATGCTGCAGGCGCGCGACGTCCCCGGTGCCATCCTGATCGGCATCGTCGTCGGTACCCTGGGCGCGATCGCCGTCAACGCCGTCGGAGACGTCGACCCGAAGGCATGGAGCAGCGGCCCGCCCGAGCTGAGCGGCAGCGCGGTCTCCGCGCCCGACTTCTCGCTCTTCGGGGACGTCGAGTTCGGCGGCTGGGGCGACGTCGGTGTGATGACGGTCGGCATGATCGTCTTCACGCTCGTCCTGGCCGGCTTCTTCGACGCGATGGCCACCATCATCGGAGTCGGTACGGAGGCGAAACTCGCGGACGACAAGGGCCGCATGCCCGGCCTGTCGAAGGCACTGTTCATCGACGGCGCGGGCGGTGCCATCGGCGGTGTGGCCGGAGGCTCCGGCCAGACCGTGTTCGTCGAGTCGGCGACCGGCGTCGGCGAGGGCGCCCGTACCGGGCTCGCCTCGGTCGTCACCGGGCTCTTCTTCGCCGCCTGCCTCTTCTTCACCCCGCTCACCGCGATCGTGCCGGCCGAGGTGGCCTCCGCCGCCCTGGTCGTCATCGGCGCCATGATGATGCAGAACGCCCGGCACGTGGACTGGGCGGACCGGTCGGTCGCCGTCCCGGTCTTCCTCACCGTCGTCCTGATGCCGTTCACTTACACCATCACCACGGGTGTCGCCGCGGGCGTCATCTCGTACTCGGCCATCAAGCTCGCCCAGGGCAGGGCCCGTGAGGTCGGCGCCTTCATGTGGGTCCTGACGGTGGTCTTCGTCGTCTACTTCGCCCTCCATCCCATCGAGAGCCGGCTGGGCGTCAGCTGA
- a CDS encoding XdhC/CoxI family protein, which produces MLDIAEELHRWVGQGRSFAVATVVAVGGSAPRQPGAALAVDGDGTAVGSVSGGCVEGAVYELCRQAIEDGATVRERFGYSDDDAYAVGLTCGGVVDILVTPVRADDPARPVFAAAFAAAAGGRAAAVARVTEGPAELLGRPLLVHADGAYEGGLGGPAGLDRTAAAEARAMLDAGRTGELVIGVEGSRCGSPLTLLVESSVPPPRMIVFGAIDFAAALVRAGRFLGYRVTVCDARPVFATEARFPDADEIVVDWPHRYLATADVDARTVLCVLTHDAKFDVPLLELALRLPVAYVGAMGSRRTHLERNQRLREAGVTESRLASLHSPIGLDLGARTPEETALSIAAEIVADRRGGTGLPLKGAHTPIHHESGPALIPVA; this is translated from the coding sequence ATGCTGGACATCGCCGAGGAGCTCCACCGGTGGGTCGGGCAGGGCCGCTCGTTCGCCGTGGCCACCGTGGTGGCCGTCGGCGGCAGCGCGCCCCGGCAGCCGGGTGCCGCCCTCGCCGTGGACGGCGACGGCACGGCCGTCGGATCGGTCTCCGGCGGATGTGTGGAGGGCGCGGTGTACGAGCTGTGCCGGCAGGCGATCGAGGACGGCGCGACCGTCCGTGAGCGCTTCGGCTACAGCGACGACGACGCCTACGCGGTCGGCCTGACCTGCGGAGGAGTCGTCGACATCCTGGTGACCCCGGTGCGTGCGGACGACCCCGCGCGCCCGGTGTTCGCCGCCGCGTTCGCCGCCGCCGCCGGAGGCCGGGCGGCGGCGGTCGCCCGCGTCACCGAAGGGCCCGCCGAACTGCTCGGCCGGCCCCTGCTCGTCCACGCCGACGGCGCGTACGAGGGTGGGCTCGGCGGACCTGCCGGGCTCGACCGCACGGCGGCCGCCGAGGCCCGCGCGATGCTCGACGCGGGCCGCACCGGGGAGCTCGTCATCGGCGTGGAGGGCTCCCGCTGCGGCAGCCCCCTGACCCTGCTCGTCGAATCGAGCGTCCCGCCGCCCCGGATGATCGTCTTCGGGGCCATCGACTTCGCCGCCGCCCTGGTGAGGGCCGGCCGCTTCCTCGGCTACCGCGTCACCGTCTGCGACGCCCGCCCCGTCTTCGCTACCGAGGCCCGGTTCCCCGACGCCGACGAGATCGTCGTGGACTGGCCGCACCGGTACCTCGCCACCGCCGACGTGGACGCGCGGACGGTGCTCTGCGTCCTCACGCACGACGCGAAGTTCGATGTCCCGCTGCTGGAGCTGGCGTTGCGGCTGCCGGTCGCCTACGTCGGCGCGATGGGCTCCCGCCGTACCCATCTGGAGCGCAACCAGCGACTGCGCGAGGCGGGTGTCACCGAGAGCCGACTGGCCTCGCTGCACTCGCCGATCGGGCTGGACCTCGGGGCCCGTACGCCGGAGGAGACCGCGCTCTCCATCGCGGCCGAGATCGTCGCCGACCGGCGCGGTGGCACGGGGCTGCCCCTGAAGGGCGCGCACACGCCGATCCATCACGAGAGCGGTCCCGCCCTGATTCCGGTGGCCTGA
- a CDS encoding (2Fe-2S)-binding protein produces MRVNFTVNGRKQEADDVWEGESLLYVLRERMGLPGSKNACEQGECGSCTVRLDGVPVCSCLVAAGQAEGREIVTVEGLADYARHRDDAHPGAGCAAGTCGTSLDQAKRRQAGPPDEQGAEAAELSPIQQAFIDAGAVQCGFCTPGLLVAADELLETHPSPSDQDIREALSGNLCRCTGYEKILDAVRLAAARQEETVR; encoded by the coding sequence ATGCGAGTGAACTTCACGGTCAACGGCCGGAAGCAGGAAGCCGACGACGTGTGGGAGGGCGAGTCCCTGCTGTACGTCCTGCGTGAGCGCATGGGCCTGCCCGGCTCCAAGAACGCCTGCGAACAGGGTGAATGCGGCTCCTGTACCGTCCGCCTCGACGGCGTGCCGGTCTGTTCCTGTCTCGTCGCGGCCGGCCAGGCGGAAGGACGCGAGATCGTCACCGTCGAAGGGCTGGCGGACTACGCCCGGCACCGCGACGACGCCCACCCCGGAGCGGGCTGCGCCGCCGGCACCTGCGGCACCTCGCTCGACCAGGCCAAGCGCCGACAGGCCGGGCCCCCCGACGAGCAGGGCGCCGAGGCCGCCGAACTCTCCCCGATCCAGCAGGCGTTCATCGACGCCGGTGCGGTCCAGTGCGGCTTCTGCACCCCCGGCCTGCTGGTCGCGGCGGACGAGCTGCTGGAGACCCACCCCTCACCCTCCGACCAGGACATCCGCGAGGCGCTCTCCGGCAACCTCTGCCGCTGCACCGGTTACGAGAAGATCCTCGACGCGGTCCGCCTCGCGGCCGCCCGTCAGGAAGAGACGGTCCGATAG